From the genome of Blautia pseudococcoides, one region includes:
- a CDS encoding Gfo/Idh/MocA family protein, with protein MKKVKVGIAGLGRLGKVHANNIAFKIPNAELTAACSIMPAELEYAKKELGVKEVYSDYREMLEKADIDAVAIVTTSGEHCWQIAAALDAGKHVFSDKPLGVTVEECRLAEEAVERHPELAFFLGFMRRFDPSYAYAKKKIEEGAIGTPYMVKATGIDPEALVEGAIKFVATSGGIFIDMAIHDIDLMRWFLGSDPVEVYATGATFKHPEFKEAGDDETGVAMYRCENGALGFVHVGRTAAHGYHVETEIIGTEGSLRISPVPEKNLCMIYDKNGAVVECVSGFPERFAESYQLEMQEFINCVESGRKPEVTVYDGTKSTQIGFATTEAWKKGGIVKIEY; from the coding sequence ATGAAGAAAGTAAAAGTAGGCATTGCAGGATTAGGCAGATTAGGAAAAGTACACGCAAACAATATTGCATTTAAGATTCCAAACGCAGAGCTGACAGCAGCCTGCTCCATTATGCCGGCAGAGCTGGAATACGCAAAAAAGGAGCTGGGAGTGAAGGAAGTTTACTCTGACTACCGTGAGATGCTGGAAAAAGCAGACATTGATGCAGTAGCGATCGTTACCACAAGCGGTGAGCACTGCTGGCAGATCGCGGCAGCCCTGGATGCCGGAAAACATGTATTCTCAGACAAACCGCTGGGGGTTACGGTTGAGGAGTGCAGGCTGGCAGAGGAAGCGGTTGAGCGCCATCCGGAACTGGCATTCTTTTTAGGATTCATGCGCCGTTTTGACCCTTCTTATGCTTACGCAAAGAAGAAAATTGAGGAAGGTGCAATCGGAACTCCATACATGGTGAAAGCTACCGGCATTGACCCGGAAGCACTGGTTGAGGGGGCGATCAAATTTGTAGCTACCAGCGGCGGTATCTTCATTGACATGGCGATCCATGACATTGACCTGATGAGATGGTTCTTAGGATCTGATCCTGTGGAGGTTTATGCCACAGGAGCTACCTTCAAACATCCGGAATTCAAAGAGGCAGGCGATGACGAGACAGGTGTTGCTATGTACCGTTGTGAAAACGGCGCGCTGGGATTTGTACATGTGGGACGTACCGCAGCACACGGCTATCATGTTGAGACAGAGATCATTGGAACAGAAGGTTCTCTCCGCATCAGCCCGGTTCCGGAGAAAAACCTGTGCATGATTTACGACAAGAACGGTGCCGTTGTTGAGTGTGTCAGCGGATTCCCGGAGAGATTCGCAGAGTCTTATCAGTTAGAGATGCAGGAGTTTATCAACTGTGTAGAATCCGGCAGAAAACCGGAAGTGACCGTATATGACGGAACAAAATCCACCCAGATTGGCTTTGCCACCACAGAGGCATGGAAAAAAGGCGGAATCGTTAAAATTGAATACTGA
- a CDS encoding cytidylate kinase-like family protein, protein MKERTLITISRQYGSGGKEIAELLAKKMETRCYDRQILYLAAEKLGDSDLDMDTILDMSYKMPDNSIGSFMEGVNSLGYETIPSYNKMYREQAKVIRKIAEKESAVFLGRCADVVLKDYPECYNFFIYADAEFRKERAKEFYGNKSIKELEKENKTRERYYNYYTGQKWGEPLNYDLMINTSRFSIRKAADLIWDYVMSSQAE, encoded by the coding sequence ATGAAAGAGCGTACATTGATCACAATCAGCCGTCAGTATGGCAGCGGCGGTAAGGAAATCGCAGAACTGCTTGCAAAAAAGATGGAGACCCGCTGCTATGACAGGCAGATTTTGTATCTGGCAGCGGAAAAACTGGGGGACTCAGACCTGGATATGGACACGATCCTGGATATGTCTTATAAAATGCCGGACAACAGCATAGGCTCCTTCATGGAGGGTGTGAATTCCCTGGGATATGAGACCATTCCTTCTTATAATAAGATGTACCGGGAACAGGCCAAAGTTATCCGCAAAATAGCGGAAAAGGAAAGCGCTGTATTTCTGGGAAGATGCGCAGATGTGGTTCTGAAAGATTATCCGGAATGCTACAATTTCTTCATCTATGCAGATGCCGAATTCAGAAAAGAGAGAGCAAAAGAGTTTTATGGAAATAAATCCATCAAAGAACTGGAAAAAGAGAACAAAACCCGTGAACGTTATTACAATTACTATACAGGGCAGAAATGGGGAGAACCTCTGAATTATGACCTGATGATCAACACAAGCAGATTTTCCATCCGGAAGGCAGCAGACCTTATCTGGGATTATGTGATGAGCAGTCAGGCGGAGTAA
- a CDS encoding cache domain-containing sensor histidine kinase has product MLQSIRSKMLLAILAVTMVTACSITVVFYFKSAGMIEENYSTNLYGRVKQTITSLDDSLQEIYYINIKAASDINMIKCVKEYRTSGDNGSLDEIAELLRTYRTEYKDLSSLYFIFPDERIAVTSEDYPVCKRDIPEGEIEKIRRAEAKEAVPIMFGDMVHETGKQLSCIQSVVDKDGTVLGYMLANTEERTLFYEYLEPVYDDKVSQALILDKNKEIVTSKDYESVGQVYEGKDRLPAVSGIENQDAKEIRIFYQGAFSKCGLYMDIQKSQVLGDLKQMQIFLVAIFFLFLMIGGILATSITRAMYKPIKNMTNTVEKVSKGDLSLRVDVTTEDEIGTLCREFNHMLDNLEDLIARVIEEERLKKDAELEALQYQITPHFMYNTLNSIKYAALIKGEKELGALIGDFVELLQASINKKGTFISVADELHILKNYIHLQEFRYQGSFDVEYDIAKEACGCYIPRLILQPLVENAILHGIDMKGGNGRLIIRGRVEGTRLNLSVIDNGRGMTKEQIETLLCSKAKKTNGLSAIGVPNVRERLELYYEAEGGIIYESGENGTTATIFLPANREVDI; this is encoded by the coding sequence ATGCTGCAAAGTATCAGAAGTAAGATGCTGCTGGCAATTCTGGCGGTGACTATGGTTACCGCCTGTTCCATCACGGTGGTTTTTTATTTCAAATCGGCAGGTATGATAGAGGAGAATTATTCCACAAACCTCTATGGCAGGGTGAAGCAGACGATCACATCCCTGGATGACTCCCTGCAGGAAATTTATTATATCAACATAAAAGCGGCCAGTGATATTAATATGATAAAATGCGTAAAAGAATACAGGACATCAGGGGACAATGGGTCGCTGGATGAGATCGCAGAACTTCTCAGAACTTACCGCACGGAATACAAGGATCTGAGTTCTCTGTATTTCATTTTTCCGGATGAGAGGATAGCTGTCACATCGGAGGATTATCCTGTTTGTAAAAGGGATATACCGGAGGGAGAGATAGAAAAGATCCGCCGTGCTGAGGCAAAGGAGGCTGTTCCCATCATGTTTGGAGATATGGTCCATGAAACGGGAAAACAGCTTTCCTGCATCCAGTCAGTGGTTGATAAGGATGGCACTGTGCTGGGATATATGCTGGCAAATACAGAGGAGAGGACGCTGTTCTATGAATATCTGGAACCCGTGTATGATGATAAGGTATCCCAGGCATTGATTCTGGATAAAAATAAAGAAATTGTCACAAGTAAAGATTATGAGAGTGTGGGACAGGTCTATGAAGGGAAAGACCGGCTTCCGGCAGTCAGCGGCATTGAGAATCAGGATGCAAAGGAAATCCGTATTTTTTACCAGGGGGCATTTTCCAAATGCGGTCTTTACATGGATATCCAGAAGAGCCAGGTCTTGGGGGATTTAAAGCAGATGCAGATTTTTTTGGTGGCCATTTTCTTTCTCTTTCTTATGATTGGGGGCATTCTTGCCACCTCCATCACGAGAGCCATGTACAAACCCATTAAGAATATGACAAATACTGTGGAAAAAGTCAGCAAGGGGGATTTGAGCCTTCGCGTAGATGTGACCACAGAGGATGAGATCGGAACTCTGTGCAGGGAATTCAATCACATGCTGGATAACCTGGAGGACTTGATCGCCAGAGTGATCGAGGAGGAAAGGCTGAAAAAAGATGCGGAATTGGAAGCACTGCAGTATCAGATCACCCCTCATTTTATGTACAACACACTAAATTCCATCAAATACGCTGCCCTGATCAAAGGGGAAAAGGAACTGGGGGCATTGATCGGGGATTTTGTTGAGCTGCTTCAGGCCAGCATCAATAAAAAAGGAACGTTTATCTCCGTGGCCGATGAACTGCATATTCTGAAGAATTATATTCATTTGCAGGAATTCCGCTATCAGGGAAGTTTTGACGTGGAGTATGATATTGCCAAGGAAGCCTGCGGATGTTATATTCCGAGACTGATCCTGCAGCCTTTGGTGGAGAACGCCATACTCCATGGAATTGATATGAAGGGCGGCAATGGCCGTCTGATCATCCGGGGCAGAGTGGAAGGCACGCGTCTGAACCTGTCTGTCATTGACAACGGACGGGGAATGACAAAAGAGCAGATAGAGACACTGCTTTGCAGCAAGGCCAAGAAGACTAACGGTCTCAGCGCTATTGGAGTGCCCAATGTGAGGGAGCGCCTGGAGCTTTATTATGAGGCGGAGGGCGGCATTATATATGAGAGTGGTGAGAACGGGACCACTGCCACTATTTTCCTTCCGGCAAACAGGGAAGTGGATATTTGA
- a CDS encoding substrate-binding domain-containing protein produces MRKRKRCLLLAVVCLLCIGGCAGKDVQEPEGEFIIGVVTKSRNSEYWMSVNAGMEKAAKEMNVKTVILSPDTETDKKIQKKMIRDLLKMKVNALAVSPIDSNDNQDYYLQAQALGIPVYSYDTPIADVDVPYIGIENEKVGYELAKALAEKMGHKGNIAIIAGSREQTSHEKRIAGFEKYMEQEPDMHIEVEKSGYSNLRVSEQEMAEIQSNYPDLDGIMTTSAVTALGLAEATKGSGIAIASVDDQEDAIRAVEEGRITVLGAQSGYDIGYETVKYIVNDKKGVKQDWEKILDTQILTRENVEDYQNLKK; encoded by the coding sequence ATGCGAAAGCGTAAGAGATGCCTTCTTCTGGCAGTAGTGTGCCTGCTATGTATTGGCGGCTGCGCCGGGAAGGATGTGCAAGAACCGGAGGGGGAGTTTATCATAGGCGTTGTGACAAAATCCAGAAACAGCGAATACTGGATGTCCGTCAACGCCGGAATGGAGAAGGCTGCCAAAGAGATGAACGTGAAAACAGTTATTCTCTCCCCGGACACCGAGACGGATAAAAAAATACAAAAGAAAATGATCCGGGACCTGCTGAAGATGAAGGTGAATGCATTGGCTGTGTCCCCCATTGATTCTAATGACAATCAGGACTATTATCTGCAGGCTCAAGCACTGGGAATCCCGGTATACTCTTACGATACTCCCATTGCGGATGTGGATGTGCCCTATATTGGCATTGAAAATGAGAAAGTGGGGTATGAGCTTGCCAAGGCTCTTGCTGAGAAGATGGGGCATAAAGGGAATATTGCCATCATCGCAGGAAGCAGGGAGCAGACGTCCCACGAAAAAAGGATCGCCGGGTTTGAAAAGTATATGGAGCAGGAACCGGATATGCATATTGAGGTGGAGAAGAGCGGATACAGTAACCTGCGGGTGTCGGAACAGGAGATGGCGGAGATTCAGAGCAACTATCCGGATCTGGACGGTATTATGACCACCAGCGCGGTCACAGCGCTGGGGCTTGCGGAGGCTACCAAAGGAAGCGGCATTGCCATAGCCTCTGTGGATGACCAGGAGGATGCCATCCGGGCAGTGGAGGAAGGACGTATCACTGTGCTGGGCGCCCAGTCCGGGTATGATATCGGATATGAGACCGTGAAATATATTGTGAATGATAAAAAAGGGGTAAAACAGGACTGGGAAAAGATTTTGGACACACAAATTCTGACCCGGGAAAACGTGGAAGATTACCAGAACCTAAAAAAATGA
- a CDS encoding iron-containing alcohol dehydrogenase gives MAREFIVPGQIISGSGALNMAETVLKGLGKKALIVTDKVMIQLGNCAKVEAALKNQGVAYAIYSEIVGEPTDTMIENGLKLYKEEGCDFLVALGGGSPIDSMKAIGSLVINGGNISDYMGKVIDVEVPPMVAVPTTAGTGSEATQFTIITDTKKNIKMLLKGKVLMPSLAIIDPQFTMTAPPKITAATGLDALCHAVEAYTSRKAQTLSDTFAMSAVKRIFQYLPPAFKDGSNEEARVQMSVAALEAGIAFNNASVTIIHGMSRPIGALFHVAHGLSNAMLLKECLTFALEGAYDRFAELGRAVGVAADTDSDKEASEKFLAAVDTITKELETPTLAEFGIDKDEFFKVIDKMAFDAMDSGSPQNTMRDVTEDDVKQIYRNLW, from the coding sequence ATGGCAAGAGAATTTATCGTACCGGGTCAGATCATTTCCGGTTCAGGCGCATTAAATATGGCAGAGACAGTATTAAAAGGACTTGGAAAGAAAGCCCTTATTGTTACAGATAAAGTGATGATCCAGCTTGGAAACTGTGCAAAAGTTGAGGCAGCGCTGAAAAATCAGGGGGTTGCATATGCGATCTACTCTGAGATCGTAGGCGAGCCTACAGATACCATGATTGAAAATGGCCTGAAATTATACAAAGAGGAAGGCTGTGACTTCCTGGTAGCCCTGGGCGGAGGAAGTCCCATTGATTCCATGAAAGCCATTGGTTCTCTGGTCATAAACGGAGGAAATATTTCTGACTACATGGGCAAAGTGATTGATGTGGAAGTGCCTCCTATGGTAGCGGTCCCCACCACAGCAGGAACCGGTTCTGAAGCTACACAGTTCACGATCATCACAGATACAAAGAAAAATATCAAAATGCTGTTAAAGGGAAAAGTCCTGATGCCAAGCCTGGCCATCATTGACCCGCAGTTCACCATGACCGCACCGCCTAAGATCACAGCAGCTACAGGCCTGGATGCTTTATGCCACGCAGTGGAGGCCTACACATCCAGAAAAGCACAGACACTTTCCGATACTTTTGCTATGTCAGCAGTAAAACGTATCTTCCAATATCTGCCGCCAGCATTCAAGGACGGCAGCAATGAGGAAGCCAGAGTACAGATGTCCGTAGCAGCACTGGAGGCTGGCATTGCATTTAACAATGCATCCGTTACCATCATCCACGGAATGAGCCGTCCCATTGGCGCCCTGTTCCATGTTGCACATGGTCTTTCCAATGCCATGCTGTTAAAAGAGTGTCTGACCTTTGCACTGGAAGGCGCATATGACCGTTTTGCGGAACTGGGACGCGCCGTTGGCGTTGCAGCAGATACGGATTCTGACAAAGAAGCAAGTGAAAAATTCCTGGCAGCAGTAGATACTATCACAAAAGAACTGGAAACACCTACACTGGCTGAGTTTGGGATTGATAAAGACGAGTTCTTTAAAGTGATTGATAAGATGGCATTTGATGCTATGGACAGCGGAAGTCCACAGAACACTATGAGAGATGTTACTGAGGATGATGTGAAACAGATTTATAGGAATTTGTGGTAA
- a CDS encoding MFS transporter, which translates to MGKELAQKITGGKLSWGTRLSYASGDVACNVVFGMIGTLLTLFYTDYVGISPATVGLMMLLSRLFDGVSDLIMGVIVERTNSKWGKSRPWILWMSVPFALSAVLLFTVPHTTGMLQFLYLFVTYNFCTTVCYTAINLPYGSLSAMMTRVSSERDMLSVVRMGLSPIGKIIAATCTLPIVKLFGNDQAAWVKTMSIWAVLALILLLVCFFKCEETVRIAAKEKAAKVPLGKGFAALFKNQYFWAVLVLWMVQSVSFSISGTILPYYCKYIFGNDTWMYSALFLTETLTLVAGIFCCTPLIRKFGKRNIALVGAMIALVGQLLFFLNPYSFPWMVMSCVARAIGLAPLNAVVFGMVGDVVEFGQWKTHIRQESLIFAGGSIGTKVGAGFASAAMTGLLSLAGYVSSSVGTAAQPEEALNMIINIYKFGPILIAAVAFITLALYKLDKIYPDIMKELIERESRGEL; encoded by the coding sequence ATGGGAAAAGAATTAGCGCAAAAAATAACCGGAGGCAAGCTGTCGTGGGGAACCAGACTGTCTTATGCCAGCGGTGACGTGGCGTGTAACGTTGTGTTCGGAATGATCGGCACGCTGCTTACTCTGTTCTACACAGATTATGTGGGAATCAGCCCGGCTACTGTAGGTTTGATGATGCTGCTGTCAAGGCTTTTTGACGGTGTGTCTGACCTGATCATGGGTGTTATCGTGGAACGTACCAATTCCAAATGGGGAAAATCAAGACCGTGGATCCTCTGGATGAGCGTACCCTTCGCATTGTCAGCAGTTTTGTTATTTACAGTACCCCATACCACAGGAATGCTTCAGTTCCTCTATCTGTTCGTAACTTATAACTTCTGTACAACAGTCTGTTATACAGCCATCAATCTTCCTTACGGAAGCCTCTCAGCCATGATGACCAGGGTTTCCTCTGAGAGAGATATGCTGAGTGTTGTGAGAATGGGACTCTCTCCCATCGGTAAGATCATTGCTGCTACCTGTACGCTTCCAATCGTTAAACTATTTGGAAATGACCAGGCAGCATGGGTTAAGACCATGTCCATCTGGGCAGTGCTGGCACTGATCCTTCTTCTTGTATGTTTCTTCAAATGTGAGGAGACTGTAAGGATTGCAGCCAAAGAAAAAGCGGCAAAAGTACCTCTTGGAAAAGGATTTGCAGCGCTTTTCAAAAATCAGTATTTCTGGGCAGTTTTAGTATTATGGATGGTACAGAGTGTTTCCTTTAGTATCTCAGGCACAATCTTACCGTATTACTGTAAATACATATTTGGCAATGATACATGGATGTACAGTGCACTGTTCCTCACAGAGACACTGACACTGGTTGCAGGCATTTTCTGCTGTACACCGCTGATCCGTAAATTCGGAAAACGGAATATTGCACTTGTAGGCGCCATGATCGCACTGGTCGGTCAGCTTCTGTTCTTCCTGAATCCATACAGTTTCCCATGGATGGTAATGAGCTGTGTGGCACGTGCCATCGGCCTGGCTCCTCTGAATGCAGTTGTGTTTGGTATGGTTGGTGACGTAGTGGAATTTGGTCAGTGGAAGACACATATCAGACAGGAAAGCCTTATCTTTGCCGGCGGTTCCATCGGAACAAAGGTAGGGGCAGGATTTGCCTCCGCAGCCATGACAGGACTTCTCTCTCTGGCAGGATATGTAAGTTCCTCAGTGGGAACAGCAGCGCAGCCGGAAGAAGCGCTTAATATGATCATAAACATTTATAAGTTCGGCCCGATCCTTATTGCGGCAGTTGCTTTTATCACACTTGCACTGTACAAATTGGATAAGATATACCCGGATATTATGAAGGAGTTAATAGAACGTGAATCAAGAGGGGAGTTATAA